In one window of Erythrolamprus reginae isolate rEryReg1 chromosome 1, rEryReg1.hap1, whole genome shotgun sequence DNA:
- the GPN1 gene encoding GPN-loop GTPase 1 encodes MAAAGEAASSASGAPICVLVLGMAGSGKTALVQRLNAYLHSKNSPPYVINLDPAVYELPFQANIDIRDTVNYKEVMKQYALGPNGGIVTSLNLFATRFDQVMKFIEKRQTASQYVLIDTPGQIEVFTWSASGTIITEALASSFPSVVVYVMDTSRSTNPVTFMSNMLYACSILYKTKLPFIVVMNKTDIIDHSFALEWMQDFEAFQDALSQETSYASNLTRSMSLVLDEFYNSLQVVGVSAVQGTGMDAFFEHLSKAVDEYEKEYRPEYERLRKQLEKTQKQQQEEQLKNLRRDMGPVAMENSPAVSGSVAESSLGPSELILTRGTLDPEEEEEAQDSDTDDIDHKVTEESHEEPAFQNFLQEAKLHYSTRSNQ; translated from the exons ATGGCAGCTGCCGGCGAGGCAGCGAGTTCTGCATCCGGAGCCCCAATATGCGTCCTGGTGCTGGGAATGGCTGGCTCTGGCAAGACGGCGCTGGTGCAG AGACTGAATGCCTACCTACATAGTAAGAATTCTCCCCCGTATGTCATCAATCTGGATCCCGCGGTTTACGAGCTGCCTTTCCAGGCCAATATCG ATATCCGGGACACAGTGAATTACAAAGAAGTCATGAAGCA ATATGCACTGGGCCCAAATGGTGGCATTGTTACATCTCTCAATCTTTTTGCTACAAGATTTGACCAG GTCATGAAGTTCATTGAAAAAAGACAGACGGCATCCCA GTATGTCCTAATTGATACACCTGGACAGATTGAAGTATTTACTTGGTCTGCCTCTGGCACTATCATCACAGAAGCTCTG GCTTCCTCTTTCCCATCGGTGGTGGTTTATGTGATGGACACGTCTCGCAGCACTAATCCTGTCACCTTCATGTCTAACATGCTGTATGCTTGCAG CATCCTATACAAAACAAAGCTCCCATTCATAGTGGTCATGAACAAG ACAGACATCATTGACCACAGCTTCGCACTTGAATGGATGCAGGACTTTGAAGCTTTTCAAGATGCCCTCAGTCAGGAAACCAGCTATGCCAGTAATTTAACTCGGTCGATGAGTCTTGTTTTAGATGAGTTCTACAACTCACTTCAG GTGGTGGGTGTTTCTGCTGTACAAGGAACAGGCATGGATGCATTTTTTGAACATTTATCCAAAGCTGTTGATGAATATGAAAA AGAATATCGACCAGAATATGAGCGCCTAAGAAAGCAATTG GAAAAAACTcagaagcagcagcaggaagAACAACTGAAAAATTTACGGAGAGATATGGGGCCTGTTGCTATGGAGAACAGCCCAGCAGTTTCAG GTTCAGTGGCAGAATCTTCATTAGGCCCATCAGAACTGATTTTGACACGAGGAACTTTGGatccagaagaggaggaagaggcccaaGACAGTGATACTGATGACATTGATCATAAAG TGACGGAGGAAAGCCATGAAGAACCTGCCTTCCAAAACTTCTTGCAAGAAGCTAAGCTACACTATTCGACCAGAAGCAACCAGTAG